A window of Vibrio ishigakensis contains these coding sequences:
- a CDS encoding NlpC/P60 family protein has translation MKYQFALLLALTLTGCASGPKENPQARVNMAELNKQQAQHKDQLFLFYERWHNTPYRLGGQSLRGVDCSAFVQIAFDEVFKRPLPRTTDMQSDMGESVDYENREFGDLVFFKTGIKVRHVGIYIGDNSFMHASTSRGVIISRLDSPYWADAYWQTRRVL, from the coding sequence ATGAAATATCAATTCGCCTTGTTGCTGGCATTGACGCTCACCGGGTGCGCTTCTGGCCCCAAAGAAAACCCACAGGCCAGAGTCAACATGGCAGAACTCAATAAGCAACAGGCGCAACACAAAGACCAACTGTTCCTGTTTTATGAGCGCTGGCATAACACTCCTTATCGCTTAGGAGGACAGAGCCTACGTGGAGTGGATTGTTCCGCGTTCGTGCAAATAGCGTTCGACGAGGTGTTTAAACGCCCACTGCCACGTACTACCGATATGCAAAGCGATATGGGTGAGTCTGTTGATTATGAAAACCGCGAGTTTGGCGACCTAGTCTTCTTTAAAACTGGCATAAAGGTACGGCACGTGGGTATCTATATTGGTGACAACAGCTTTATGCACGCCTCGACTTCGCGCGGTGTGATCATCTCTCGTCTCGATTCCCCATACTGGGCAGACGCATATTGGCAAACTAGACGCGTACTGTGA
- a CDS encoding sterol desaturase family protein: MDSNLLRFTVFLGVLLICMLIEIIVPRRTLSEPRWYRWLNNLSLVGFNSIVLQLTLPLLALEAAIWAQSQQIGLLHIIELPLWLAKIVSLLAMDMIIYWQHRLFHTIPVLWALHKTHHSDQDIDVTTGARFHPIEIWLSMVIKIATVVILGVPPVAVIAFEIILNASAMFNHSNMRIPYAVDTWVRKFLVTPDMHRVHHSTIRAETDSNYGFCLAIWDRLFGSYIEQPKLGHLDMDIGIHQFRCPNEQRLDKILTQPFREDS, encoded by the coding sequence ATGGATAGTAACCTTCTCAGATTCACCGTTTTTCTTGGCGTACTTCTCATCTGTATGCTGATAGAAATCATAGTGCCTAGGCGCACCCTTTCCGAGCCTCGATGGTATCGCTGGCTGAATAATCTTAGTCTTGTTGGCTTTAACTCAATTGTCCTGCAACTGACACTTCCACTGCTGGCATTGGAAGCCGCAATCTGGGCGCAGAGCCAGCAGATTGGACTTTTGCATATTATTGAACTTCCTCTATGGCTAGCCAAGATTGTCAGCCTTTTGGCTATGGATATGATCATCTATTGGCAGCACAGGCTATTTCACACCATTCCTGTTCTTTGGGCTTTGCACAAAACCCATCATTCAGACCAAGACATAGATGTCACTACTGGGGCTCGTTTTCACCCTATCGAGATATGGCTGTCTATGGTTATCAAGATTGCAACTGTGGTGATACTTGGAGTTCCACCTGTTGCTGTGATTGCCTTTGAGATCATCCTAAACGCCTCGGCTATGTTTAATCACAGTAATATGCGCATTCCTTATGCAGTTGATACTTGGGTTCGTAAATTCTTGGTTACTCCTGACATGCACCGCGTTCATCACTCTACAATTCGAGCTGAAACCGATTCAAATTATGGGTTTTGTCTTGCGATATGGGATCGCTTGTTCGGTTCCTACATCGAGCAACCAAAATTGGGGCATCTAGATATGGACATTGGCATTCATCAGTTCCGTTGTCCCAATGAGCAGCGCTTAGACAAGATCTTAACCCAGCCTTTTAGGGAAGATTCATGA
- a CDS encoding tRNA-uridine aminocarboxypropyltransferase produces MRIHAVHRLIEQRLNNATKPFNARGAKVDRCNRCRVAKKYCLCQFQPEPYQGFASLILYSENEVLKPSNTGRLIADICEDTYAFQWHRTDRPAELESLFKSDKYQPVLIFPENYLLESNSVIQPKQIATLEKTPLFIFLDASWREARRIYRKSEYLQNIPCISISEKSISDYVMRKAVHEQQLATCEVASIVLANSGFIESSSTLVEWFEVVTESYMLTKTQGTRDYTRPKLLGFID; encoded by the coding sequence ATGCGAATCCATGCGGTACATCGCTTGATTGAACAGCGACTGAATAATGCCACTAAACCCTTTAACGCAAGGGGAGCAAAAGTGGATCGCTGCAATAGATGCAGAGTCGCAAAAAAATACTGCCTATGTCAATTTCAGCCCGAGCCTTATCAGGGTTTTGCATCACTTATCTTGTACTCGGAAAACGAGGTACTTAAGCCAAGTAATACCGGGCGTTTAATCGCAGATATCTGTGAAGATACCTATGCCTTTCAATGGCACAGAACAGATAGACCTGCCGAATTAGAAAGTCTATTCAAATCAGATAAATATCAGCCAGTGCTGATTTTCCCTGAAAATTATCTTCTGGAGAGCAATTCGGTTATTCAGCCAAAACAGATAGCTACTTTGGAAAAAACGCCTTTATTTATCTTCTTAGACGCCAGTTGGCGCGAGGCTCGGCGCATCTATCGAAAATCTGAGTATCTGCAAAACATTCCATGTATCTCTATCAGTGAGAAGTCTATCTCTGACTATGTGATGCGAAAGGCGGTGCACGAGCAACAACTGGCTACCTGTGAGGTGGCAAGTATAGTTCTTGCCAACAGCGGCTTTATTGAGTCTAGTAGCACACTTGTTGAGTGGTTTGAGGTGGTGACGGAGAGCTATATGCTGACTAAAACTCAAGGCACTCGAGATTATACTAGACCTAAACTTCTAGGCTTCATTGACTGA
- the nagK gene encoding N-acetylglucosamine kinase, with translation MYYGFDVGGTKIEFGAFNEKLERLATERVPTPGDDYQKLVDTLAGLVEKYDAEFGTEGHVGLGLPGMEDADDGTVLTVNVPAAKGKPLRADLEAKIGRPVKIENDANCFALSEAWDDELKDEPCVMGLILGTGFGGGIIHDGKAYSGRNHVAGELGHTRLPIDAWFHLGENAPLLGCGCGKKGCLDSYLSGRGFELLYAHYYEEQKKAIDIINAYNEGEAKAVEHVDRFMELLAICFAGIFTAYDPDVVPLGGGLSNFELIYEEMPKRVPKYLMSVAKCPKIIKAKHGDSGGVRGAAFLNIK, from the coding sequence ATGTATTACGGCTTTGATGTCGGCGGCACTAAGATTGAATTTGGTGCGTTTAACGAGAAACTAGAGCGTCTAGCAACGGAACGCGTACCTACACCTGGTGATGACTACCAGAAACTAGTAGATACGCTAGCGGGTCTTGTAGAAAAGTACGACGCAGAGTTCGGTACTGAAGGTCATGTTGGCCTTGGTCTTCCTGGTATGGAAGATGCAGATGATGGCACGGTTCTTACGGTAAACGTTCCAGCAGCAAAGGGTAAGCCACTTCGTGCTGACCTAGAAGCTAAGATTGGTCGCCCAGTTAAGATTGAAAACGACGCTAACTGCTTTGCACTTTCTGAAGCTTGGGATGATGAACTTAAAGATGAGCCTTGCGTAATGGGTCTGATCCTAGGTACCGGTTTCGGTGGCGGTATCATCCATGATGGTAAAGCATACTCAGGTCGTAACCACGTCGCGGGTGAGCTTGGCCATACACGTCTTCCTATCGATGCTTGGTTCCACCTTGGTGAGAACGCACCTCTACTTGGCTGTGGTTGTGGTAAGAAGGGTTGTCTAGATAGCTATCTTTCTGGTCGTGGCTTCGAGCTTCTTTACGCTCACTACTATGAAGAGCAGAAGAAAGCGATCGATATCATCAATGCATACAACGAAGGCGAAGCTAAAGCTGTCGAGCACGTTGACCGCTTTATGGAGCTACTGGCTATCTGCTTTGCGGGCATCTTCACTGCATACGACCCAGATGTTGTTCCTCTAGGTGGTGGTCTATCAAACTTTGAGCTGATCTATGAAGAGATGCCAAAGCGTGTGCCTAAATACCTAATGTCTGTGGCTAAATGCCCTAAGATCATCAAAGCGAAACACGGTGACTCAGGCGGCGTTCGCGGTGCAGCTTTCTTGAATATCAAGTAA
- a CDS encoding MarR family transcriptional regulator, which translates to MRLAHKRNVQNKLRKFVKAAPASARPTKEVAVEIKEVKTETVVENKVEIALTPKQQQVLDIVVKNAEGINPKGIGLEAGQEDAKAASWATGALKKLVELELVAREQIASNKVLYKAL; encoded by the coding sequence ATGAGACTTGCACACAAACGTAACGTTCAGAACAAACTACGTAAATTTGTGAAAGCTGCACCGGCGTCAGCCCGCCCAACTAAGGAAGTTGCAGTAGAGATCAAGGAAGTTAAAACTGAAACAGTTGTAGAGAACAAAGTAGAGATCGCTTTGACTCCTAAGCAACAACAAGTTCTAGACATCGTTGTTAAGAATGCTGAAGGCATAAACCCGAAAGGCATCGGCCTTGAAGCGGGTCAAGAAGACGCAAAAGCGGCATCTTGGGCAACTGGTGCACTTAAGAAGCTAGTAGAGCTTGAGCTAGTCGCTCGTGAGCAAATCGCTTCAAACAAAGTGCTATATAAAGCGCTGTAA
- a CDS encoding DUF2960 domain-containing protein, which produces MARIILYTYKKQQKELLFSYQQFRTIHEAVADAEGIDIKEFLKMEQQIEAVSDTKAARDYRDNYFKQLGFGKITLKPKENRPIGKK; this is translated from the coding sequence ATGGCTCGAATCATCTTATACACATACAAGAAGCAGCAAAAAGAGTTGCTGTTCTCCTATCAGCAATTTCGCACTATTCACGAAGCGGTTGCCGATGCTGAAGGGATTGATATTAAAGAGTTCCTAAAAATGGAGCAGCAGATCGAAGCGGTATCAGATACAAAAGCCGCCCGAGACTATAGAGATAACTACTTCAAGCAACTCGGCTTTGGCAAAATCACGCTAAAACCGAAAGAAAATAGACCAATCGGTAAGAAGTAA
- a CDS encoding mechanosensitive ion channel family protein, with product MQKILLFVVIALLSTPTWAVEEVPNIDSIQEFASLIRWGGVLFSIVIIACTWVLLRFIDSIVESVSAQFVQYRMLLQKAQSFFQFFIYVTAGLVVFMISFRINDHILALIGGTLAVSVGFALKDLAASFIAGLTVMIDRPFQVGDRVTFEGNYGDIITIGLRSVRMRTLNDDIITIPNNKFLNEVTVSGNYGALDMQVVIPFFVGIEQDIDLARDLIQEAASSSRYIHLPKPVVVLVKQTISDNYLAIQLTCKAYVVDTAYEKLFETDITLRVMKEFRKHGITPPRIAVNAS from the coding sequence ATGCAGAAGATTTTATTATTTGTTGTTATCGCCCTACTCAGCACCCCAACTTGGGCGGTGGAAGAAGTACCAAATATCGACTCTATCCAAGAGTTTGCTAGCCTGATCCGCTGGGGCGGCGTACTCTTCTCTATCGTTATTATCGCCTGTACTTGGGTACTGCTTAGATTTATCGACTCTATTGTAGAGAGCGTCAGTGCGCAGTTTGTGCAGTATCGAATGCTGTTGCAAAAGGCGCAGTCTTTCTTCCAGTTTTTCATCTATGTCACTGCCGGCCTAGTAGTGTTTATGATCAGTTTTCGAATTAACGATCATATCCTCGCCCTTATCGGTGGTACGCTGGCGGTATCGGTCGGTTTTGCGCTGAAAGACTTGGCGGCATCCTTCATCGCGGGCCTAACTGTGATGATCGATAGACCTTTCCAGGTTGGTGACCGAGTTACCTTTGAAGGCAACTATGGCGACATCATCACTATCGGTTTGCGCTCGGTGCGTATGCGCACACTGAACGATGACATCATCACTATCCCAAACAACAAGTTCCTGAATGAAGTGACCGTCAGTGGTAACTACGGGGCGTTGGATATGCAGGTAGTGATCCCCTTCTTCGTCGGCATCGAACAAGATATCGACCTTGCTCGTGACCTGATCCAAGAAGCGGCATCCTCGAGTCGCTATATCCATCTGCCGAAACCTGTTGTTGTTTTGGTCAAACAGACCATTTCTGACAACTATTTAGCCATTCAATTGACCTGTAAGGCTTACGTTGTGGATACCGCCTATGAGAAACTATTCGAAACCGACATTACCCTGCGCGTAATGAAAGAATTCCGTAAACATGGCATCACCCCACCGCGAATTGCGGTTAATGCCTCTTAA
- a CDS encoding AAA family ATPase has protein sequence MQSNLLISLFIFLVSFSVRAEFTYDINDEPEVDEVALTIASEIEKIPEPLFMSADDRTKVDQLLNAVIREQAEDSERFATELRAYRKDSTEENWRIAEKTWLTLAHLGGSKEKLINLARTSTRDMVTGFGPSGVTQFKLEWYITRLNGEFLVHWQIRSFKGLIKDIFISPIPVIWAGLKVLFIYFALTWWLANSKRLIEVFRKTQLELNQKPPLWIRLLWYISKANRAIAVLIAITLSLRVLATIPSLSQLIVLEIFTWWVLGGSIAISFILEFAYRNSRSSSKEIVALRLSTIRWYVWSFIVVGVILQISHRTVGKGTIYHWISTLVFVWFVLISIRVLKKWRPIIFRRLEKMQEKPVWVTWAERNKETFLLNIPASVIGIIYIMVVTCQGMVVSKLSTYTFFSQGLAYLFKIEVAKQNESEAQAQNLVRIRGDEAFQYVTPGHEDSTLIDYARDEFKNISKYVLSNNPAVCVVSGERGIGTTTFLKQLLHKVKNATPIYLNCPYAGYSELIQEFAEQLGLERDAGEIQILTHLRKSEESYLIALDNGQRLVKPMVGGLTGLIKFTNLLRRSKKNHRAVLAVEKASWRFVDRARGERLLFDWVTFLPRWNEQQVAELLESRINQGEENRVSFEGLVVPKQWDHENISEEERARKGFYRILWHYADGNPTVSLRFFRLSLRRNKNDESVVVRLFRAPESQELESMPKPMLAVLRSIVQLEVASQEELSECTQLSHAEVLGTLRYFQSRGYIEWNEDKAKISDHWFRHITNVLHRQHLLVK, from the coding sequence TTGCAATCAAACCTGCTAATTTCTCTTTTCATATTTCTAGTTTCATTTTCTGTTCGTGCAGAATTTACCTACGACATCAACGACGAGCCAGAAGTCGATGAAGTTGCGCTTACTATTGCGTCGGAAATAGAAAAGATACCTGAGCCACTGTTTATGTCTGCCGATGACAGAACCAAGGTAGATCAGTTGCTCAATGCAGTCATTCGTGAGCAAGCCGAAGACTCTGAGCGTTTTGCTACAGAGTTGCGCGCGTATCGAAAAGATTCTACCGAAGAAAACTGGCGTATCGCTGAGAAGACATGGCTAACGCTAGCTCACTTAGGTGGCAGTAAAGAGAAGCTGATCAACCTAGCTCGCACTTCCACTCGCGATATGGTGACAGGTTTTGGTCCATCCGGCGTAACTCAGTTCAAGCTAGAGTGGTATATCACTAGGCTAAACGGCGAGTTTCTCGTTCATTGGCAGATCCGCAGTTTTAAGGGCCTTATCAAAGATATCTTTATTTCACCTATTCCAGTCATCTGGGCGGGCTTGAAGGTATTGTTTATCTACTTTGCCCTGACATGGTGGCTAGCCAATAGCAAACGTCTGATTGAGGTATTTAGAAAGACTCAGTTAGAGCTAAATCAAAAGCCGCCACTATGGATTCGTCTGCTTTGGTATATCAGCAAGGCTAATCGCGCCATTGCGGTGCTTATTGCCATCACCCTATCGCTACGGGTATTAGCCACCATACCCAGCCTTAGTCAGCTTATCGTACTCGAGATCTTCACTTGGTGGGTATTAGGTGGCTCAATCGCTATCAGCTTTATTCTCGAATTCGCCTATCGAAACAGCCGAAGCTCATCGAAAGAGATAGTAGCGCTGCGCCTTTCTACCATACGTTGGTATGTGTGGAGCTTTATCGTAGTGGGCGTGATCCTGCAGATTTCCCACCGCACCGTCGGTAAAGGCACCATCTATCACTGGATCTCGACCCTTGTATTCGTTTGGTTTGTCCTTATCTCTATTCGCGTACTCAAAAAATGGCGCCCTATCATCTTCCGCCGACTGGAGAAGATGCAAGAGAAGCCTGTATGGGTAACCTGGGCGGAGCGAAATAAAGAGACTTTCCTACTTAATATCCCAGCGTCTGTTATCGGCATCATCTACATCATGGTGGTAACCTGCCAAGGTATGGTGGTAAGCAAGCTTTCAACCTATACCTTCTTTAGCCAAGGCCTTGCTTACTTGTTTAAGATTGAGGTGGCGAAGCAGAATGAGAGTGAAGCGCAGGCGCAGAATCTCGTACGCATTCGCGGTGATGAGGCGTTCCAGTACGTTACTCCAGGACATGAAGACAGCACCTTGATTGATTATGCTCGCGATGAGTTCAAGAACATCTCAAAGTATGTGCTCTCCAACAATCCCGCTGTATGTGTGGTTTCCGGTGAACGTGGGATAGGTACAACTACCTTCCTTAAGCAGCTTCTGCACAAGGTTAAGAACGCAACACCTATCTATCTTAACTGCCCGTACGCAGGTTACAGCGAGCTTATCCAAGAGTTTGCCGAGCAGCTTGGTCTTGAGCGTGATGCAGGCGAGATCCAGATCTTGACCCATCTTCGCAAAAGTGAAGAGAGCTACCTGATCGCGCTTGATAATGGTCAGCGTCTTGTTAAGCCTATGGTGGGTGGTCTTACCGGTCTTATCAAGTTCACTAACCTGCTACGTCGTTCTAAGAAGAATCACCGCGCTGTATTGGCAGTAGAGAAAGCGAGTTGGCGATTTGTAGACCGAGCCCGTGGGGAACGTCTGCTGTTCGACTGGGTCACCTTCCTGCCTCGTTGGAATGAACAACAGGTGGCTGAACTGCTGGAGTCTCGCATCAATCAAGGCGAAGAAAATCGCGTCTCCTTTGAAGGACTGGTGGTACCTAAACAGTGGGACCATGAAAACATCAGTGAAGAAGAACGCGCTCGCAAGGGCTTCTATCGAATCCTTTGGCACTATGCCGACGGTAACCCTACCGTATCGTTGCGCTTCTTCCGTTTGTCGCTACGTCGAAATAAGAACGACGAATCTGTGGTTGTAAGGCTCTTCAGAGCGCCTGAGTCTCAAGAGCTTGAGTCTATGCCTAAGCCTATGCTAGCTGTACTTCGCTCTATCGTGCAGTTAGAAGTGGCAAGCCAAGAAGAGCTATCAGAGTGTACTCAGCTCTCTCATGCTGAGGTCTTGGGCACGCTGCGTTACTTCCAGAGTCGCGGCTATATTGAGTGGAATGAAGACAAGGCTAAGATTTCGGATCACTGGTTCCGTCACATCACAAACGTTCTTCACCGTCAGCACCTATTGGTAAAATAA
- the cobB gene encoding Sir2 family NAD+-dependent deacetylase: MNFPYRNIVVLTGAGISAESGIKTFRAQDGLWENHRIEDVATPEGFARDPDLVQSFYNKRREKLQTPQVEPNPAHLALGRLERELDGKVTVVTQNIDNLHERGGTQNIVHMHGELLKARCSGSGQVFDQTQDIKTGDLCHCCQIPQQLRPHIVWFGEMPLQLDYIYSAIQEADLFVSIGTSGVVYPAAGFVHEARLYGAHTIEINLEPSAVETEFAEKRYGRAGAEVPKLVDELLCL, encoded by the coding sequence GTGAATTTCCCTTATCGAAATATCGTAGTGTTAACAGGCGCAGGTATCTCTGCCGAGTCGGGAATTAAAACCTTTAGGGCTCAGGATGGGCTTTGGGAAAATCATCGCATCGAGGATGTGGCGACACCAGAAGGTTTTGCACGCGATCCAGACCTGGTTCAGTCTTTCTACAACAAGCGCCGCGAAAAACTGCAAACCCCTCAAGTTGAACCTAATCCAGCACACCTTGCTTTGGGTAGGCTCGAAAGAGAACTGGATGGTAAGGTGACTGTGGTTACGCAAAATATCGATAACCTGCACGAGCGTGGCGGGACACAGAATATTGTGCATATGCATGGTGAGCTATTAAAAGCTCGCTGTAGCGGTTCAGGGCAGGTGTTCGACCAAACTCAAGATATCAAAACTGGTGACCTGTGCCACTGCTGTCAAATCCCGCAACAGCTTCGTCCTCATATTGTTTGGTTCGGCGAGATGCCACTGCAATTGGATTACATCTACTCAGCAATACAAGAAGCAGACCTGTTTGTCTCTATCGGTACATCTGGTGTGGTGTATCCAGCAGCTGGGTTTGTGCATGAGGCGAGGTTATATGGCGCCCATACTATAGAAATTAATCTAGAGCCGAGCGCAGTAGAGACAGAATTTGCTGAAAAACGCTATGGACGCGCAGGCGCTGAAGTACCAAAGCTTGTGGACGAGTTACTCTGCCTGTAA
- a CDS encoding extracellular solute-binding protein: MTNAVRLIPTLAIAASLAAFQLSAEEITSQFEEVNAEEATENQVETLSITLYAPNNLVPVKILHQFTSETGIQVEQHVYNNVRDPRQTSEAVNSVDLVILPYSFYPGQSTIEHYFQPIQPEKLTHKQEFKQELAGTNLAPYNQYSVPLLIEGMGVATNADMLPASMVTSWSDLLDAQWSGQLMFPNDSQSMLSVALMELGYSINNASQKELNEARQWLESLASNTAFLADNDPEMHFLSGRVSIGLLTNAQAYEANIEGGNIDMVWPSEGAILDVYALSILEHSENHELAYELMNYLTRKETQLALAKHTGLTPNLEELDIDNDTLVVIPNRVIEQGQFKLTTPNNRFSYESSFRLVKNQLRLQAE, from the coding sequence ATGACAAACGCTGTACGTCTGATCCCTACCCTTGCTATTGCCGCATCACTGGCCGCATTTCAGCTATCTGCAGAAGAGATCACCTCACAATTTGAAGAAGTGAACGCTGAGGAAGCAACGGAGAATCAAGTTGAAACTCTATCCATCACCTTGTACGCCCCTAACAATCTAGTTCCAGTCAAGATACTGCACCAGTTTACCTCTGAAACTGGCATTCAGGTTGAGCAGCATGTGTATAACAATGTGCGCGATCCAAGACAGACCAGTGAAGCGGTAAATAGCGTAGACCTAGTGATCCTGCCATACAGCTTTTATCCAGGTCAAAGTACGATTGAACACTATTTTCAGCCAATCCAACCAGAGAAGTTGACTCATAAACAAGAGTTTAAACAAGAATTGGCGGGTACGAACCTTGCGCCATACAACCAATACTCTGTGCCTCTTCTTATTGAAGGCATGGGTGTTGCTACCAATGCGGATATGCTTCCAGCATCCATGGTAACGAGTTGGTCGGATCTACTGGATGCACAGTGGTCAGGGCAATTGATGTTTCCAAACGACTCACAGTCTATGCTTAGCGTTGCTTTGATGGAGCTTGGTTATTCCATCAACAACGCTTCTCAGAAAGAATTGAACGAAGCACGCCAATGGTTGGAGTCGCTGGCTTCAAATACTGCCTTCCTTGCAGATAACGATCCTGAAATGCACTTCCTATCAGGTCGTGTGTCTATTGGCCTGTTAACCAATGCACAGGCTTATGAGGCGAACATCGAAGGCGGAAATATCGATATGGTATGGCCGTCTGAAGGTGCGATTTTAGATGTGTATGCCCTATCTATCCTAGAGCACTCAGAGAATCACGAGCTTGCCTACGAGTTGATGAATTATCTGACTCGTAAAGAAACTCAGCTTGCATTGGCTAAACACACAGGCTTAACCCCTAACCTTGAAGAGCTAGATATCGACAATGACACTTTGGTGGTTATTCCAAACCGAGTGATTGAGCAAGGCCAGTTCAAACTAACCACGCCAAACAACCGCTTTAGCTACGAAAGCAGCTTCCGTTTAGTTAAGAACCAGCTTCGTTTACAGGCAGAGTAA
- a CDS encoding DUF2189 domain-containing protein gives MSNPIEKDFNLGGSVDKALAGDFELKSLDVIREAWQLTMQNLLRFSPAVLILIGIQAVIFFFALKMQVGDLSNVLNMFQDPETLDPSIFQSIFVANFSYEVITAPIYAGIAMMAMSHAAGLKTETRHITKGLSFTVPVILVAMINLLLQAVAGAIFPFLSFYLSIAFSNAILLVCEKRMTPMNALWTSLRGVNKRLFAVATIYLVAMLMFFAGLMMYGLGLIIAVPFFFHVKGIIYRNMFGIRLQIVAKGPSSSDDSNNDSGSTPEEKPQDKPEEDNNHRPGSNTFDA, from the coding sequence ATGAGTAACCCGATAGAAAAAGATTTTAATCTAGGCGGCAGTGTTGATAAGGCATTGGCGGGCGATTTTGAACTGAAATCTTTAGATGTAATTCGCGAAGCATGGCAACTTACCATGCAAAACCTACTGCGTTTCTCACCTGCAGTGCTTATCTTGATCGGGATCCAAGCCGTCATCTTCTTCTTTGCGCTTAAGATGCAAGTTGGAGATCTTTCAAATGTCTTGAATATGTTCCAAGACCCAGAGACGTTAGACCCATCTATTTTCCAATCTATCTTTGTGGCTAACTTTAGCTACGAGGTGATCACAGCGCCTATCTACGCGGGCATTGCTATGATGGCAATGAGCCATGCGGCTGGTCTTAAGACTGAGACTCGCCACATTACTAAAGGGCTTAGCTTTACTGTTCCGGTCATTCTGGTTGCGATGATCAACCTGCTTCTACAAGCGGTTGCCGGTGCTATCTTCCCGTTCTTGTCTTTCTATCTGTCTATTGCGTTTAGTAATGCCATCTTGCTTGTATGTGAGAAGCGCATGACACCAATGAACGCGCTATGGACATCACTACGTGGGGTAAACAAGCGCCTATTTGCTGTGGCGACTATCTACCTTGTGGCTATGCTGATGTTCTTCGCTGGCCTAATGATGTATGGCCTTGGCCTTATCATTGCTGTGCCATTCTTCTTCCACGTGAAGGGCATTATCTATCGCAATATGTTTGGTATTCGCCTTCAGATTGTAGCGAAAGGGCCATCAAGCTCTGATGATTCAAACAACGACTCTGGTTCTACTCCTGAAGAAAAACCACAAGACAAGCCTGAAGAAGATAACAACCATCGTCCAGGTTCGAATACCTTTGACGCATAA